One genomic region from Conexibacter woesei DSM 14684 encodes:
- a CDS encoding FAD-binding oxidoreductase, with amino-acid sequence MTTAATDRLLDDLAGSGPGSGQGSGTGPGSGTSAGARTSAGDVVVDPEVLASYRHDQAAPGLVPAGTPVAVVRPRTTAEVQHAVRTAARHGVAVVPRGAGSGLSGGANAIDGCLVLSLERMTDVVELDGPSLLATVQPGLVNAQLGEAARREGLHYAPDPASYEFSTIGGNIATNAGGLCCVKYGVTRDALLGLEVVLADGRAVRIGRRARKGVAGYDLASLICGSEGTLGIVTEATMRLIPPPRSAATLAASFPTLGSAGEAIAKITRSATPSVLELMDRTTIQAVEKMAPQGLDEDVDVLVFARSDLGGASALRDVDQMARWCEEAGATLAITTDEEAEGRMLMAARRLAYTALEHQGATLLDDVGVPLGKIPALLEGIETIAARHDVLIGTFGHAGDGNMHPTIVYDQHDPDAVARTRQAFAALVRLALALGGTVTGEHGVGLLKRDFLADELGEAHELHRAIKHALDPAGLFNPGKGI; translated from the coding sequence ATGACCACCGCCGCCACCGATCGCCTGCTCGACGACCTCGCCGGATCCGGACCGGGGTCCGGACAGGGTTCGGGAACCGGACCGGGGTCCGGAACGAGCGCGGGCGCACGCACGAGCGCAGGCGACGTCGTCGTCGACCCGGAGGTGCTCGCTTCCTACCGTCACGACCAGGCTGCGCCCGGCCTCGTCCCCGCCGGCACGCCCGTCGCCGTCGTCCGCCCGCGCACGACCGCGGAGGTCCAGCACGCCGTCCGCACCGCTGCGCGCCACGGCGTCGCGGTCGTCCCGCGCGGCGCCGGCTCAGGGCTCTCCGGCGGCGCGAACGCGATCGACGGCTGCCTCGTCCTCTCGCTCGAGCGGATGACCGACGTCGTCGAGCTGGACGGCCCCTCGCTGCTCGCGACCGTCCAGCCCGGCCTCGTCAACGCCCAGCTCGGCGAGGCGGCCCGCCGCGAGGGCCTGCACTACGCGCCCGATCCCGCGAGCTACGAGTTCTCCACGATCGGCGGCAACATCGCAACCAACGCCGGCGGGCTCTGCTGCGTCAAGTACGGCGTCACGCGCGACGCGCTGCTCGGCCTGGAGGTCGTGCTCGCCGACGGTCGCGCGGTCCGCATCGGCCGCCGCGCTCGCAAGGGCGTCGCCGGCTACGACCTCGCATCGCTCATCTGCGGCTCGGAGGGAACGCTCGGGATCGTCACCGAGGCGACGATGCGGCTGATCCCGCCGCCGCGCTCGGCCGCCACGCTCGCCGCCAGCTTCCCGACGCTCGGCAGCGCCGGCGAGGCGATCGCGAAGATCACGCGCAGCGCGACGCCGTCGGTGCTGGAGCTGATGGACCGCACGACGATCCAGGCGGTCGAGAAGATGGCTCCGCAGGGCCTCGACGAGGACGTCGACGTGCTCGTCTTCGCACGTTCGGACCTCGGCGGCGCCAGCGCGCTCAGAGACGTCGACCAGATGGCGAGATGGTGCGAGGAGGCCGGCGCGACGCTCGCGATCACGACCGACGAGGAGGCCGAGGGCCGGATGCTGATGGCCGCCCGCCGGCTCGCGTACACGGCACTGGAGCACCAGGGTGCGACGCTGCTCGACGACGTCGGCGTCCCACTCGGCAAGATCCCCGCGCTGCTGGAGGGGATCGAGACGATCGCGGCCAGACACGACGTCCTGATCGGCACGTTCGGCCACGCCGGCGACGGCAACATGCACCCGACGATCGTCTACGACCAGCACGACCCCGACGCGGTCGCGCGCACGCGTCAGGCGTTCGCCGCGCTCGTCAGACTCGCGCTCGCGCTCGGCGGCACCGTCACCGGCGAGCACGGCGTCGGCCTGCTCAAGCGCGACTTCCTCGCCGACGAGCTGGGGGAGGCGCACGAGCTGCACCGCGCGATCAAGCACGCGCTCGACCCCGCCGGCCTCTTCAACCCCGGCAAGGGGATCTGA
- the aroC gene encoding chorismate synthase: MALRLITAGESHGPGLTCIVEGLPAGLELEQDAINRDMARRQLGHGRGGRMKIERDRADVTAGVRHGRTMGGPVALQIPNRDYGNWEERMNPWPVERSIPEVHLPRPGHADLVGTWKYRTGDVRNVLERASARETAARVAGGALAKAFLKAVGVEVRSHVTQITKVRAPARTTALTVEDFEGVDESPVRCLDAEASRAMVGEINVLRKQNESLGGTFEVIAFGLVPGLGSHISWEERLDGRIAMAMMSIQAMKGVGIGDGFDVAGVPGSQAHDEIFYDEERGYFRETNHSGGLEGGMTTGEPLVVRVAMKPIPTLTKPLRSVDIDTKEPAQALRERTDSCTVPAAGVVGEAMLAHVLADAYRTKFGGDHIDDVREAVRAYEERIGWRR; this comes from the coding sequence ATGGCGCTCCGTCTCATCACCGCCGGCGAGTCGCACGGTCCCGGCCTCACATGCATCGTCGAAGGACTTCCCGCCGGCCTCGAGCTCGAGCAGGACGCGATCAACCGCGACATGGCACGCCGCCAGCTCGGCCACGGCCGCGGCGGGCGGATGAAGATCGAGAGAGATCGCGCTGACGTGACGGCCGGCGTCCGCCACGGCCGCACGATGGGCGGACCCGTCGCGCTCCAGATCCCGAACAGGGACTACGGCAACTGGGAAGAGCGGATGAACCCCTGGCCGGTCGAGAGATCGATCCCCGAGGTCCATCTCCCGCGCCCCGGCCACGCCGACCTCGTCGGCACGTGGAAGTACCGCACCGGCGACGTCCGCAACGTGTTGGAGCGCGCAAGCGCGCGTGAGACGGCCGCCCGCGTCGCCGGCGGCGCGCTCGCGAAGGCGTTCCTGAAGGCGGTCGGCGTCGAGGTCCGCTCGCACGTCACGCAGATCACCAAGGTCAGAGCGCCCGCCCGCACCACCGCGCTGACCGTCGAGGACTTCGAGGGCGTCGACGAGTCGCCGGTCCGCTGCCTCGATGCCGAGGCGAGCAGAGCGATGGTCGGCGAGATCAACGTCCTGCGCAAGCAGAACGAGTCGCTGGGCGGCACCTTCGAGGTGATCGCCTTCGGCCTCGTCCCGGGCCTCGGCTCCCACATCTCGTGGGAGGAGCGCCTCGACGGCCGGATCGCGATGGCGATGATGTCGATCCAGGCGATGAAGGGCGTCGGCATCGGCGACGGCTTCGACGTCGCCGGCGTGCCCGGCTCGCAGGCGCACGACGAGATCTTCTACGACGAGGAACGCGGCTATTTCCGCGAGACGAACCACTCCGGCGGCCTCGAAGGCGGCATGACGACGGGCGAGCCGCTCGTCGTGAGGGTCGCGATGAAACCGATCCCGACGCTGACCAAGCCGCTCCGCTCCGTCGACATCGACACGAAGGAGCCGGCGCAGGCGCTGCGCGAGCGGACCGACTCCTGCACCGTCCCGGCTGCCGGCGTCGTCGGCGAGGCGATGCTCGCGCACGTACTCGCCGACGCGTACCGCACGAAGTTCGGCGGCGACCACATCGACGACGTGCGCGAAGCCGTCCGCGCCTACGAGGAGCGGATCGGATGGCGCCGCTGA
- a CDS encoding bifunctional shikimate kinase/3-dehydroquinate synthase encodes MAPLTSEPQELTLPERSALVFVGFMGAGKTTAARRLAKRFGVDVTDADAQIAEHLGMPIDRCFAEQGEAAFRALEEQLVGDLLEQARGGVFSLGGGALQSTRIRDALRRHTTILLDVDVNVAWERAAGRGRPLARDPQEFRDLYIRRRPMYMAAADVVVPADRRDRIDDALPSILALAGARAGGMDSRLLWATSASGDYPVFVGRDLLGASLSPVRGNGFLVTDDQVGPRYAQRLGDAIAATITIPAGETNKTLQTAETAWVALGEHGMTQSDHLVALGGGVVGDLAGFVAATYQRGVPIVQIPTTLVAQVDSAFGGKTGVDLPSAKNYVGAYHQPSSVVVDVETLKTLPREEAAAGYAEVVKTALIAGGHLWERVRTGDLPDADMIFECARTKLAVVALDERDGGVRQVLNLGHTVGHAIETVTRYATYRHGEAVGLGLLAALRLSGQDTLRDEVAVLLAAQGLPTQLDAAVVDLDAVVAATARDKKRRSGAPVPFVLLDGPGAARPGCQVADGELRAAVQELAASGSATT; translated from the coding sequence ATGGCGCCGCTGACCAGCGAGCCGCAGGAGCTGACGTTGCCCGAGCGCTCCGCGCTCGTCTTCGTCGGCTTCATGGGCGCAGGCAAGACGACGGCCGCACGCCGGCTCGCGAAGCGCTTCGGCGTCGACGTCACGGACGCCGACGCGCAGATAGCCGAGCACCTCGGCATGCCGATCGACCGCTGCTTCGCCGAGCAGGGCGAGGCGGCGTTCCGCGCGCTGGAGGAGCAGCTCGTCGGCGACCTGCTCGAGCAGGCCCGTGGCGGCGTCTTCTCGCTCGGCGGCGGCGCGCTGCAGTCCACCCGCATCCGCGACGCGCTCAGACGCCACACGACGATCCTGCTCGACGTCGACGTGAACGTCGCGTGGGAGCGTGCCGCCGGTCGCGGCCGCCCGCTCGCGCGCGACCCGCAGGAGTTCCGCGACCTCTACATCCGCCGGCGCCCGATGTACATGGCCGCCGCCGACGTCGTCGTGCCGGCCGACCGCCGAGACCGCATCGACGACGCGCTGCCGTCGATCCTGGCGCTCGCCGGCGCGCGGGCGGGCGGGATGGACAGCCGCCTGCTGTGGGCGACGAGCGCGTCCGGCGACTACCCCGTCTTCGTCGGCCGCGACCTGCTCGGCGCGTCGCTCTCGCCGGTGCGCGGGAACGGCTTCCTCGTCACCGACGACCAGGTCGGCCCGCGGTACGCGCAGCGGCTGGGCGACGCGATCGCGGCGACGATCACGATCCCCGCGGGGGAGACGAACAAGACGCTGCAGACGGCGGAGACCGCCTGGGTCGCGCTCGGCGAGCACGGCATGACGCAGAGCGACCACCTCGTCGCGCTCGGCGGCGGCGTCGTCGGCGACCTCGCCGGATTCGTCGCCGCGACCTACCAGCGCGGCGTCCCGATCGTGCAGATCCCGACGACGCTCGTCGCGCAGGTCGACTCCGCCTTCGGCGGCAAGACCGGCGTCGACCTGCCGAGCGCGAAGAACTACGTCGGCGCCTACCACCAGCCGTCGTCGGTCGTCGTCGACGTCGAGACGCTGAAGACGCTGCCGCGCGAGGAGGCCGCCGCCGGCTACGCCGAGGTCGTCAAGACGGCGCTGATCGCCGGCGGGCACCTGTGGGAGCGCGTCCGCACGGGCGACCTACCGGACGCGGACATGATCTTCGAGTGCGCGCGCACGAAGCTCGCGGTCGTCGCACTCGACGAGCGCGACGGCGGCGTGCGGCAGGTGCTGAACCTCGGCCACACGGTCGGCCACGCGATCGAGACCGTCACCAGATACGCCACGTACCGCCACGGCGAGGCCGTCGGCCTCGGCCTGCTCGCGGCGCTGCGCCTCTCCGGCCAGGACACGCTGCGCGACGAGGTCGCCGTGCTGCTCGCCGCCCAGGGGCTGCCGACGCAGCTGGACGCCGCCGTCGTCGACCTCGACGCGGTCGTCGCCGCGACCGCGCGCGACAAGAAGCGGCGCAGTGGAGCGCCCGTGCCATTCGTGCTGCTCGACGGGCCCGGAGCGGCGCGCCCCGGCTGCCAGGTCGCGGACGGCGAGCTGCGCGCCGCCGTCCAGGAGCTGGCGGCGTCGGGGAGCGCGACGACATGA
- a CDS encoding type II 3-dehydroquinate dehydratase, which produces MRSRNRVLVLHGVNLDQLGRRPAAHYGTVTLDRLERGISEHAAELGLRVQFFQSNHEGAFVERLHRADDMADALILNPGAWTHYSWAIRDALEIAGLPAVEVHLSDVNAREEWRRVSVIRELCIATVAGKGPDGYRDALERVREALVSNEAREDEGR; this is translated from the coding sequence ATGAGAAGCCGCAACCGCGTGCTCGTCCTGCACGGCGTCAACCTCGACCAGCTCGGGCGCCGGCCCGCCGCCCACTACGGGACCGTGACGCTCGACAGACTCGAGCGCGGCATCTCCGAGCACGCGGCCGAGCTGGGCCTGCGCGTCCAGTTCTTCCAGAGCAACCACGAGGGCGCGTTCGTCGAGCGCCTCCACCGCGCCGACGACATGGCCGACGCGCTGATCCTCAACCCGGGCGCGTGGACGCACTACTCGTGGGCGATCCGCGACGCGCTCGAGATCGCGGGGCTGCCGGCCGTCGAGGTCCACCTCTCCGACGTCAACGCGCGCGAGGAGTGGCGGCGCGTGTCGGTGATCCGCGAGCTGTGCATCGCGACGGTCGCCGGGAAGGGGCCGGACGGGTACCGCGACGCGCTCGAACGGGTACGAGAGGCATTGGTGTCGAACGAGGCGAGAGAGGACGAAGGCAGATGA
- a CDS encoding M24 family metallopeptidase, which produces MSTTAAGAAARADRISAALPERELDALLITDLVNVRYLTGYTGSNGLAVVGAGDTRRFVTDFRYVTQAQEQVHGFERVIGETDLLGEVEGALPQGDVRLGYEDQHVSVRTRERLRELLPERVELVAAGGIVEDLRLVKDASEIERIRAAAILADSALTRVLQDGLVGRVEREVALALEYELRRLGAQRPSFDTIVAHAGHGALPHATPRDVPIASGSLVVIDWGAELDGYCSDCTRTFAAGEPSDHAREIYELVARAQLAGLAAVGPGVLARDADAAARDVIAAAGHGDEFGHSLGHGVGVEIHEAPRLSRTSRATLAPGNVVTVEPGVYLPGELGVRIEDLVVVTDDGHDVLNTLPKDLTVL; this is translated from the coding sequence ATGAGCACCACCGCCGCCGGGGCCGCCGCGCGTGCCGACCGCATCTCCGCGGCGCTGCCCGAGCGCGAGCTGGACGCGCTGCTGATCACCGACCTCGTCAACGTCCGCTACCTGACCGGCTACACCGGCTCCAACGGGCTCGCGGTCGTCGGAGCCGGCGACACGCGCCGCTTCGTGACCGACTTCCGCTACGTCACGCAGGCGCAGGAGCAGGTGCACGGGTTCGAGCGCGTGATCGGCGAGACCGACCTGCTCGGGGAGGTCGAGGGCGCGCTGCCGCAGGGCGACGTGCGGCTCGGCTACGAGGACCAGCACGTCTCGGTCCGCACGCGGGAGCGGCTGCGCGAGCTGCTGCCCGAGCGCGTCGAGCTGGTCGCGGCCGGTGGGATCGTCGAGGACCTGCGGCTGGTGAAGGACGCGAGCGAGATCGAGCGGATCCGCGCCGCGGCGATCCTCGCCGACAGCGCGCTGACGCGCGTGCTGCAGGACGGCCTCGTCGGACGCGTCGAGCGCGAGGTCGCGCTCGCGCTCGAGTACGAGCTGCGCCGCCTCGGCGCGCAGCGCCCGAGCTTCGACACGATCGTCGCGCACGCCGGCCACGGGGCGCTGCCGCACGCGACCCCGCGCGACGTGCCGATCGCGTCCGGCAGCCTCGTCGTGATCGACTGGGGCGCCGAGCTGGACGGCTACTGCTCGGACTGCACGCGCACGTTCGCGGCGGGCGAGCCGAGCGACCACGCACGCGAGATCTACGAGCTGGTCGCACGGGCGCAGCTCGCGGGCCTGGCGGCGGTCGGCCCGGGCGTGCTCGCGAGAGACGCCGACGCCGCCGCGCGCGACGTGATCGCCGCGGCCGGCCACGGCGACGAGTTCGGCCACAGCCTCGGCCATGGGGTCGGCGTCGAGATCCACGAGGCGCCTCGCCTCTCCAGAACGTCGAGAGCGACGCTCGCGCCGGGCAACGTCGTGACCGTCGAGCCCGGCGTCTACCTGCCGGGAGAGCTGGGCGTGCGGATCGAGGACCTCGTCGTCGTCACCGACGACGGCCACGACGTCCTCAACACGCTGCCGAAGGATCTGACGGTTCTCTAG
- a CDS encoding MFS transporter — MARFSLLWSHRDFRWLFLSQTISTTGDRIVLVALALLVTERTGSTTDLGLVLGAYTLAHVSFVLLGGVWADRLPRHRIMFSTDLIRGGLHALLAVLILTDVVTIWHLIAIEALFGMAEAFFRPAFSGLVPQTVPEELIQEANALNNLTQTIAEFAGPAIATALVLTVGTGAAFGVDAATFFVSAALLTLVRPRERGKPAPRAPWRRELREGFEEVRSRTWVWVTISVFSFQLLGAFAPYVVLGPTVAEQQYGDAALYGWLAASVGFGTALGSLLALRWRPRRPLVAGILLVLPFCLLLTAFAIGIPLAVALPIGALTGIGVALFGVWWQTALAQRIPPHALSRVTSYDWLGSLALLPIGYVLVGVLAEHVGATEVMAVGGVLAASVLLLGLLPRESRELGSGGSGDVPPTAPGAPAAAGAAGVTPRADA; from the coding sequence ATGGCCCGCTTTTCGCTGCTGTGGAGTCACCGGGACTTCCGCTGGCTGTTCCTGAGCCAGACGATCTCCACGACCGGCGACCGGATCGTGCTCGTCGCGCTCGCGCTGCTCGTGACCGAGCGAACCGGCTCGACGACCGATCTCGGCCTCGTGCTCGGCGCCTACACGCTCGCGCACGTCTCGTTCGTCCTGCTCGGCGGTGTCTGGGCCGACCGCCTCCCCCGCCATCGGATCATGTTCTCGACCGACCTGATCCGCGGCGGGCTGCACGCGCTGCTCGCGGTCCTGATCCTCACCGACGTCGTGACGATCTGGCATCTGATCGCGATCGAGGCGCTGTTCGGCATGGCGGAGGCGTTCTTCCGCCCCGCCTTCAGCGGCCTCGTCCCGCAGACGGTGCCGGAGGAGCTGATCCAGGAGGCGAACGCGCTCAACAACCTGACGCAGACGATCGCGGAGTTCGCCGGGCCAGCGATCGCGACCGCGCTCGTGCTGACGGTCGGGACCGGCGCCGCGTTCGGCGTCGACGCGGCGACCTTCTTCGTCAGCGCCGCGCTGCTGACGCTCGTGCGCCCGCGCGAGCGCGGCAAGCCGGCGCCGCGGGCGCCGTGGCGGCGCGAGCTGCGCGAGGGCTTCGAGGAGGTCCGCTCCCGCACCTGGGTGTGGGTCACGATCTCCGTCTTCTCCTTCCAGTTGCTGGGCGCGTTCGCGCCGTACGTCGTGCTCGGCCCGACCGTCGCCGAGCAGCAGTACGGCGACGCGGCGTTGTACGGCTGGCTGGCAGCGAGCGTCGGCTTCGGCACGGCGCTCGGCTCGCTGCTCGCGCTGCGCTGGCGTCCGCGGCGGCCGCTCGTCGCCGGGATCCTGCTCGTGTTGCCGTTCTGCCTGCTGCTGACGGCGTTCGCGATCGGGATCCCGCTCGCCGTCGCGCTGCCGATCGGCGCGCTCACCGGGATCGGCGTCGCGCTGTTCGGCGTCTGGTGGCAGACGGCGCTCGCGCAGCGGATCCCCCCGCACGCCCTGTCGCGCGTGACCTCCTACGACTGGCTCGGCTCGCTCGCGCTGCTCCCGATCGGCTACGTGCTCGTCGGCGTGCTCGCGGAGCACGTCGGGGCGACCGAGGTGATGGCCGTCGGCGGCGTGCTCGCCGCGTCGGTCCTGCTGCTCGGACTGCTGCCGCGCGAGTCGCGCGAGCTGGGCAGCGGCGGCTCCGGCGACGTGCCGCCGACGGCGCCGGGCGCCCCGGCGGCGGCGGGCGCCGCCGGCGTCACGCCGCGCGCGGACGCCTAG
- a CDS encoding glycoside hydrolase family 44 protein has protein sequence MRSVSPTSSPWLRALSRPPLRRLLLPVAAAFALLPPLSAAAATGPALTVDATADRHPIAPEIYGMSFADPAVARELALPLNRWGGNHADRYNWRIDTWNTANDWYFENVAGCWPGCSAPPAEPAQAYRRIIDGDQATGAQTLLTLPMVGWVAKQAAYSQPLPCSYPIGDFPSQESFDRWNGVCGNGRDTARNPLTANPALANEPSDERLSAAWIADIRARYGAGAVRFYGLGNEPGLWDETHRDVHPAPTTSAELLSRSIALAAAVKDGDPGAQVLGFSEWGWPNYFKSAAEEAGRPDPAKPAGVAMAAWFLDGMRAAGEVRGERLLDYLDLHYYRQGDETTDVTRSLWDPTYVDPSWIGQPIQLLPRMRAWVDQHYPGTKLALSEYDLSVSDPFLSTLIQADTLGIFARERVGLAARWDPPGPASVERDAFRVYRNYDGAGGRFGDTWVRSVSDDQARVAVYAAQRSGDGALTVLLVNKSSQPQSSPLTVSGRGGAGGAAVQSWSWSRAAPTLARGADVALAAEGQPTTLALPPRSLTLLVVPAGSAGGGGGGGGGTGEGGTGGGTGAGVGAGTRAPPSVGGRPGAAPVGRAEGAGQSPAALIGLPPNRRCIRTSTLRFRLRSPVRGRRIRSARVVVGGPRARGGKRLSGRQLARPVVIDRLPRGRFTVTVHIQLAGERGAKVASRRYARCR, from the coding sequence ATGCGCAGCGTGTCGCCGACCAGTTCTCCGTGGCTGCGCGCGCTCAGCCGCCCGCCCCTACGACGCCTGCTTTTGCCCGTCGCAGCGGCGTTTGCGCTGCTTCCACCGCTCTCCGCCGCAGCCGCGACGGGCCCCGCGCTCACGGTCGACGCGACCGCCGACCGCCACCCGATCGCACCAGAGATCTATGGCATGAGCTTCGCCGATCCCGCGGTGGCGAGAGAGCTGGCACTGCCGCTGAACCGCTGGGGAGGGAACCACGCCGATCGCTACAACTGGCGGATCGACACGTGGAACACGGCGAACGACTGGTACTTCGAGAACGTCGCCGGCTGCTGGCCTGGCTGCTCCGCTCCCCCCGCCGAGCCCGCGCAGGCGTACCGGCGGATCATCGACGGCGACCAGGCGACCGGCGCCCAGACGCTGCTGACACTGCCGATGGTCGGCTGGGTGGCGAAGCAGGCGGCGTACTCGCAGCCGCTGCCGTGCAGCTACCCGATCGGAGACTTCCCGTCACAGGAGTCGTTTGACAGGTGGAACGGCGTCTGCGGGAACGGCCGCGACACTGCCAGAAACCCGCTGACGGCCAACCCCGCGCTCGCGAACGAGCCCTCCGACGAGCGGCTGTCCGCCGCCTGGATCGCCGACATCCGCGCACGCTACGGCGCCGGCGCGGTCCGCTTCTACGGCCTCGGCAACGAGCCCGGCCTGTGGGACGAGACCCATCGTGACGTCCACCCCGCGCCGACGACCTCGGCCGAGCTGCTGAGCAGGTCGATCGCGCTCGCCGCGGCTGTCAAGGACGGCGACCCCGGCGCCCAGGTGCTCGGCTTCTCCGAGTGGGGTTGGCCGAACTACTTCAAGAGCGCGGCGGAGGAGGCGGGCAGACCCGATCCCGCAAAGCCCGCCGGCGTCGCGATGGCGGCGTGGTTCCTCGACGGGATGCGCGCCGCCGGCGAGGTCCGCGGCGAGCGGCTGCTCGACTACCTCGACCTGCACTACTACCGCCAGGGCGACGAGACGACCGACGTCACGCGCTCGCTGTGGGACCCGACCTACGTCGACCCGAGTTGGATCGGCCAGCCGATCCAACTGCTTCCGCGCATGCGGGCGTGGGTCGACCAGCACTACCCCGGGACGAAGCTGGCGCTGAGCGAGTACGACCTGTCGGTCTCCGACCCGTTCCTCAGCACGCTGATCCAAGCCGACACGCTCGGCATCTTCGCGCGCGAGCGCGTCGGTCTCGCGGCGCGCTGGGATCCGCCCGGTCCCGCGAGCGTCGAACGCGACGCCTTCCGCGTCTACCGCAACTACGACGGCGCCGGCGGCCGCTTCGGCGACACGTGGGTCCGGTCGGTCAGCGACGACCAGGCCCGGGTCGCGGTCTACGCCGCGCAGCGCAGCGGCGACGGCGCGCTGACGGTCCTCCTCGTGAACAAGTCGAGCCAGCCGCAGTCGAGCCCGCTCACCGTGAGCGGACGCGGCGGGGCCGGCGGCGCTGCGGTGCAGTCGTGGAGTTGGTCGCGCGCGGCGCCGACGCTCGCCCGCGGCGCCGACGTCGCGCTCGCCGCCGAAGGTCAGCCGACCACGCTCGCGCTGCCGCCGCGGTCGCTGACGCTGCTCGTGGTGCCAGCCGGGTCGGCGGGTGGCGGCGGAGGAGGCGGAGGCGGAACAGGCGAAGGCGGGACCGGCGGCGGCACGGGCGCCGGCGTCGGCGCGGGCACGAGAGCTCCGCCGAGCGTCGGCGGTCGCCCGGGCGCGGCGCCCGTGGGAAGAGCGGAAGGCGCGGGGCAGTCACCGGCCGCTCTCATCGGCCTCCCGCCGAACAGACGCTGCATCCGCACCTCGACGCTCCGCTTCAGACTCAGATCGCCGGTGCGCGGCAGACGCATCCGCTCGGCGCGCGTCGTGGTCGGCGGACCCCGCGCGCGCGGAGGCAAGCGGCTCAGCGGGCGCCAGCTCGCCAGACCGGTCGTGATCGACCGCCTCCCACGGGGCAGGTTCACCGTCACGGTCCACATCCAGCTCGCGGGCGAGCGCGGTGCGAAGGTCGCGTCGCGCCGCTACGCACGCTGTCGCTGA
- a CDS encoding phosphatase PAP2 family protein, translating into MARLRPLPLLGLAVGCAGAVAATYAVLVRTHRGQRVDQGAFDGRAIASATAHDAAQQLLTTISVGTLAVAIAALVVQALVRRRVALALVAGTAIGGSVLTTQLLKRVLERPDLLIDGRLYANSFPSGHATIAFAVGVAATLVAPPRARRLVSVLAVAYAAAVGIAVIAAGWHRPSDVAGAYFVVGTWAALAALLDLVLERRRGGAAAWPRPAVARSYLVIGGVLLAAGYASTLAIVAAGRAGAIDWTAVNAAFAGACVAVAGLAAVLMAALLGAVRAAHPAPARRTPRPRAPATATRRG; encoded by the coding sequence GTGGCCCGCCTGCGTCCCCTCCCCCTGCTCGGCCTCGCGGTCGGGTGCGCCGGCGCCGTGGCGGCGACGTACGCGGTGCTCGTGCGCACCCATCGTGGGCAGCGCGTCGACCAGGGCGCCTTCGACGGCCGCGCGATCGCGTCCGCGACCGCGCACGACGCGGCGCAGCAGCTGCTGACGACGATCAGCGTCGGCACGCTCGCGGTCGCGATCGCCGCGCTCGTCGTGCAGGCGCTCGTCCGGCGCCGGGTCGCGCTCGCGCTCGTCGCCGGGACCGCGATCGGCGGCTCGGTCCTCACCACCCAGCTGCTGAAGCGCGTGCTGGAACGGCCGGACCTGCTGATCGACGGGCGGCTCTACGCCAACAGCTTCCCCAGCGGCCACGCGACGATCGCCTTCGCGGTCGGCGTCGCCGCGACGCTCGTCGCCCCGCCGCGGGCGCGGCGGCTCGTGTCGGTGCTCGCGGTCGCGTACGCGGCCGCGGTCGGGATCGCGGTGATCGCCGCCGGCTGGCATCGCCCGAGCGACGTCGCAGGCGCGTACTTCGTCGTCGGCACATGGGCGGCGCTCGCGGCGCTGCTCGACCTCGTGCTGGAGCGCCGGCGCGGCGGTGCCGCCGCCTGGCCGCGGCCCGCGGTCGCGCGCAGCTACCTCGTGATCGGCGGCGTGCTGCTTGCCGCCGGCTACGCCTCCACGCTCGCGATCGTCGCCGCCGGCCGCGCCGGGGCGATCGATTGGACGGCCGTCAACGCCGCCTTCGCTGGCGCCTGCGTCGCGGTCGCCGGACTCGCCGCGGTGCTGATGGCGGCGCTGCTGGGAGCGGTGCGCGCGGCCCACCCCGCTCCCGCTCGCCGGACGCCCCGCCCGCGCGCTCCTGCGACGGCGACCAGGCGCGGCTGA
- a CDS encoding helix-turn-helix domain-containing protein: MEHGVITITTADRLAFGRAVRELRGRRGMSLSELGRATLVHEGYLGAVERAEVEPTLRTMVRVAGGLGVPLSVLVERYETRRRAADGGGRDGGA, translated from the coding sequence ATGGAGCACGGCGTCATCACGATCACGACGGCCGACCGGCTGGCGTTCGGGCGAGCGGTACGGGAGCTGCGCGGGCGCCGCGGCATGTCGTTGAGCGAGCTGGGCCGCGCGACGCTCGTGCACGAGGGCTATCTCGGCGCCGTCGAGCGGGCGGAGGTCGAACCGACGCTGCGCACGATGGTGCGGGTCGCCGGCGGTCTCGGCGTGCCGCTGTCGGTCCTCGTGGAGCGGTACGAGACGCGCCGCCGCGCGGCTGACGGGGGCGGGCGCGATGGGGGTGCGTGA